A genome region from Coraliomargarita parva includes the following:
- a CDS encoding sigma-70 family RNA polymerase sigma factor, with amino-acid sequence MEPTHTTPTPAPETVRAAMNGNEAAFAELFKQHYPRVYRTVHAMLSDEADAREVSQMTWIKAWQKRNRFDFNSSFTTWLHRIAVNTALDELRRRKRYWKRFQRIFRQTDDNKEEDLPLPHENNPATGMIEDERHLAVREAIAKLPEAQRTVLVLREFENYTYEEIAATLGCKTGTVMSRLHLARKKLQQLLTLSAP; translated from the coding sequence ATGGAGCCGACTCACACAACCCCGACACCTGCCCCGGAAACAGTCCGTGCGGCCATGAACGGGAACGAGGCGGCCTTTGCGGAACTGTTCAAGCAGCACTATCCCAGGGTGTACCGAACGGTACATGCCATGCTGTCCGACGAGGCCGATGCCCGCGAAGTCAGCCAAATGACCTGGATCAAGGCCTGGCAAAAGCGAAACCGCTTCGATTTCAACTCCAGTTTCACCACCTGGCTGCACCGTATCGCGGTCAATACGGCGCTGGATGAGCTGCGCCGGCGCAAGCGCTATTGGAAGCGTTTCCAGCGGATTTTTCGCCAAACGGACGACAACAAGGAGGAGGACCTGCCCCTCCCCCATGAAAACAATCCCGCAACCGGCATGATCGAGGACGAGCGGCATCTGGCGGTACGGGAAGCGATTGCCAAACTTCCGGAAGCACAGAGAACGGTGCTCGTACTCCGCGAATTTGAAAACTATACTTATGAGGAAATTGCCGCTACACTCGGATGCAAAACCGGCACTGTGATGTCCCGTCTGCACTTGGCACGTAAAAAACTCCAACAGCTTTTAACCCTGTCCGCACCATGA
- a CDS encoding LacI family DNA-binding transcriptional regulator: MKERVSQKDIARELGVDVSTVSLALRGHPRISEATIRRVREAAERLGYRPDPALASIAASRWQGRRSVSGVMLAFLVDSRKDEEVELKLYERGIRRQADLLGYGVTTFYWDEFPSAAAFWRVVQSRGIRGVLVGQSRAVLDEDLFNEQVAPVVHCGFLREVEGEMVRPDLRLAVKETCRRLLQKFNRVTCFLPIERELVSDHTILGAAYVAESVPEVGDISLVVASQRPNAADLARLKKTAPEAIITINERQADYLRRHWPRAMTLPIYTLHTLPPFDGKRGMDLRLEAIGSVAVNLLEMKMRRLPLSTASFRQTLLIEPRWLSEG, encoded by the coding sequence ATGAAAGAGCGGGTTTCGCAGAAGGATATCGCACGGGAGCTGGGAGTGGATGTGTCGACCGTCTCCCTGGCGCTGCGCGGGCATCCACGGATCTCGGAGGCGACGATCCGGCGGGTCCGGGAGGCGGCCGAGCGATTGGGCTACCGGCCGGACCCCGCCCTGGCGAGTATCGCGGCGAGCCGCTGGCAGGGACGGCGATCGGTCAGCGGGGTGATGCTGGCCTTTCTGGTGGACAGCCGGAAGGATGAGGAAGTGGAGCTCAAGCTCTACGAGCGGGGCATCCGCCGGCAGGCCGATCTTCTGGGCTATGGCGTGACGACTTTTTACTGGGATGAGTTTCCCTCGGCGGCCGCATTTTGGCGGGTGGTGCAGAGCCGCGGGATCCGTGGCGTGCTGGTGGGGCAGTCGCGTGCGGTTCTGGACGAGGACCTGTTCAATGAGCAGGTGGCCCCGGTGGTCCATTGCGGATTCCTGCGTGAAGTCGAGGGCGAGATGGTGCGTCCGGACCTGCGGCTGGCGGTCAAGGAAACCTGTCGGCGTTTGCTCCAGAAGTTCAATCGTGTGACCTGCTTTCTCCCGATCGAGCGGGAACTGGTCTCCGACCACACGATCCTGGGGGCGGCCTATGTGGCCGAGTCCGTGCCGGAAGTCGGTGATATTTCGCTGGTGGTGGCTTCACAGCGACCGAATGCCGCGGATCTGGCCCGTTTAAAGAAGACGGCACCGGAGGCGATCATTACGATCAACGAGCGGCAGGCGGATTATCTGCGTCGGCACTGGCCCCGTGCCATGACCTTGCCGATCTACACGCTGCATACCCTGCCTCCCTTTGACGGCAAGCGAGGCATGGACCTTCGACTGGAAGCGATCGGCAGTGTGGCGGTCAACCTCCTGGAGATGAAGATGCGGCGCTTGCCGCTTTCGACCGCAAGCTTCCGTCAGACCCTGCTGATCGAGCCGCGCTGGCTCTCTGAGGGCTGA
- a CDS encoding GH36-type glycosyl hydrolase domain-containing protein: MNDYGHFDDANREYVINRPDTPLPWLNFLGQDDFFGLCTNTGGGYTFYRDAKLRRLTRYRYNEIPYDNNGRYLYIKDGDSVWNPTWKPVRTELDKYECRHGMGYTRFVAEKDGVEVEILFFVPNGETLELWKTTVRNKSGAKKDIQIFSFIEFCFYEALNDATNFQRTYSIGEVEVEGSAIYHKTEYRERRDHYTLFGCTRPVDGFDTCRDAFVGIHNGLHDPKVVLAGQSGNSIAHGWNPIGSHSIKLSLEPGAEESFSFILAYVENDPAKKFIAPKVINKEKAEAIMAKYSDVANVDAAFDAVAKRWDELLGVFQLETPSAAMNRMGNIWNQAQCMATFNLSRSASLYESGIGRGMGYRDSNQDLLGFVHLVPEKARQRLLDIAATQLSSGLCFHQYQPLTKKGNADIGGGFMDDHLWLVLSTCSYIKETGDTAVLQENIGYADQADDAKKGSLLDHLELSIRYCMENRGPHGLPLIGHADWNDCLNLNCFSTEPNESFQLAGHGANDDVAESLMIAGLFLVAADLLAGLYDFMEKDSDASRIRKDADTMRGAVDEHGWDGKWFRRAYDANGTPVGSDENEEGKIYIESQGWLIMGGVGIEDGRAKQALDSVHEHLYYEHGCVLQSPTYTDYHLELGEVSSYPPGYKENGGVFCHNNPWIHLSLMKIGDTDRALEYYHSICPAAKEDIIETYRGEPYVYSQMIAGKDAPTPGEAKNAWLTGTAAWTFLSISQGFCGIQPDYTGLRLDPSLPSTWPEIKVTRKFRGVTYQITVKNPDGKTRGISQLTVDGKTVEGNILPAAPAGSVLEVEAVM; this comes from the coding sequence ATGAACGACTACGGACACTTCGACGACGCGAACCGCGAATACGTGATCAACCGCCCGGACACCCCGCTGCCCTGGCTGAACTTCCTCGGACAGGACGATTTCTTCGGGCTCTGCACCAACACGGGCGGAGGCTACACCTTTTACCGCGACGCCAAGCTGCGCCGCCTGACGCGCTACCGCTACAACGAGATTCCCTACGACAACAACGGTCGCTACCTCTACATCAAGGACGGCGACAGCGTCTGGAATCCGACCTGGAAGCCGGTCCGTACCGAGCTGGACAAGTACGAGTGCCGCCACGGCATGGGCTACACCCGCTTCGTCGCCGAAAAGGACGGCGTGGAAGTCGAGATCCTCTTTTTCGTCCCGAACGGCGAAACCCTGGAACTGTGGAAGACCACGGTGCGCAACAAGTCGGGCGCCAAGAAGGACATCCAGATCTTCAGTTTCATCGAGTTCTGCTTCTACGAAGCGCTCAACGACGCCACCAACTTCCAGCGCACCTACTCGATCGGTGAGGTCGAAGTCGAAGGCAGCGCCATTTACCACAAGACCGAGTACCGCGAGCGCCGCGATCACTACACGCTCTTCGGCTGCACCCGCCCTGTGGATGGTTTCGACACCTGCCGCGACGCCTTCGTCGGCATCCACAACGGCCTCCACGACCCGAAGGTGGTCCTGGCCGGACAGTCCGGAAACTCCATCGCCCACGGCTGGAACCCGATCGGCTCGCACAGCATCAAGCTTTCCCTGGAACCCGGCGCCGAAGAAAGCTTCAGCTTCATCCTCGCCTACGTGGAGAACGACCCGGCCAAGAAGTTCATCGCCCCGAAGGTGATCAACAAGGAGAAGGCCGAAGCCATCATGGCGAAGTACAGCGATGTGGCCAACGTGGACGCGGCCTTTGATGCCGTAGCCAAGCGATGGGACGAGCTGCTGGGCGTCTTCCAACTGGAAACACCGAGTGCCGCAATGAACCGGATGGGCAATATCTGGAACCAGGCCCAGTGCATGGCGACCTTCAACCTGAGCCGTTCGGCTTCGCTCTATGAAAGCGGCATCGGACGCGGCATGGGCTACCGCGACTCCAACCAGGACCTCTTGGGCTTCGTTCACCTTGTCCCGGAAAAGGCGCGCCAGCGCCTGCTCGACATCGCCGCCACCCAACTCTCCAGCGGACTCTGCTTCCACCAGTACCAGCCCCTGACCAAAAAGGGCAATGCGGACATCGGTGGTGGCTTCATGGATGACCACCTCTGGCTGGTCCTTTCCACCTGCTCCTACATCAAGGAAACCGGCGACACCGCCGTACTGCAGGAAAACATCGGTTACGCCGACCAGGCGGACGACGCCAAGAAGGGCAGCCTGCTCGACCACCTCGAGCTCTCCATCCGCTACTGCATGGAGAACCGCGGACCGCACGGCCTGCCGCTCATCGGCCACGCCGACTGGAACGACTGCCTGAACCTGAACTGTTTCTCCACCGAGCCGAACGAATCTTTCCAGCTCGCCGGCCACGGGGCCAACGACGATGTCGCCGAGTCCCTCATGATCGCCGGCCTCTTCCTCGTCGCCGCCGACCTGCTTGCCGGACTCTACGACTTCATGGAAAAGGACAGCGATGCCTCCCGTATCCGCAAGGATGCCGACACCATGCGTGGTGCGGTCGACGAGCACGGCTGGGACGGCAAATGGTTCCGCCGCGCCTACGACGCCAACGGCACACCGGTCGGTTCCGACGAAAACGAGGAAGGCAAGATCTACATCGAAAGCCAGGGCTGGCTCATCATGGGCGGCGTGGGCATCGAAGACGGCCGCGCCAAGCAGGCCCTCGACAGCGTGCACGAGCACCTCTACTACGAGCACGGCTGCGTGCTGCAAAGCCCGACCTACACGGATTACCATCTCGAGCTCGGCGAAGTTTCCAGCTACCCGCCCGGTTACAAGGAAAACGGCGGGGTCTTCTGCCACAACAACCCGTGGATCCACCTGTCCCTGATGAAGATCGGCGACACCGACCGCGCGCTGGAGTATTACCACTCCATCTGCCCGGCGGCCAAGGAAGACATAATCGAGACCTACCGCGGCGAGCCGTATGTTTACAGCCAGATGATCGCGGGCAAGGACGCGCCCACTCCGGGCGAAGCCAAGAACGCCTGGCTCACCGGCACCGCGGCCTGGACCTTCCTCAGCATCAGCCAGGGCTTCTGCGGCATCCAACCGGACTACACCGGCCTGCGCCTCGATCCCAGCCTGCCGAGCACATGGCCCGAGATCAAGGTCACCCGCAAGTTCCGCGGGGTCACCTACCAGATCACGGTCAAGAATCCGGACGGCAAGACACGCGGCATCAGCCAGCTGACCGTCGACGGCAAGACCGTCGAAGGCAACATCCTGCCTGCCGCACCCGCCGGTTCCGTCCTCGAAGTCGAGGCCGTCATGTAA
- a CDS encoding FKBP-type peptidyl-prolyl cis-trans isomerase codes for MPKKHTYLLALSFLAPFSAPLFAEEAPVVEAPAATSPAAPEYSDDEMLELLGYITVFQSGMKDLGFGAAEAEAIAAGLKKGLADELPDQSLQAKMPAFQAFIQTRMAAAQAKAEAAQAKAAEGNIAEGKTFFETLKAEDGVESTESGLHFKVLEAGSEERATMSDTVLVHYRGTLIDGTQFDSSYDRGEPAEFPLNGVVPGFGEGLTKVGVGGKIMLYIPSELGYGNNPRPGGPIQPGDTLIFECELIEINPAAK; via the coding sequence ATGCCTAAGAAACACACATACCTCCTCGCTCTTTCTTTCCTTGCCCCGTTCTCGGCACCGCTTTTTGCCGAAGAAGCACCGGTGGTTGAAGCCCCCGCGGCGACCTCACCGGCCGCACCCGAGTATTCGGACGACGAAATGCTTGAATTGCTGGGCTACATCACCGTGTTCCAGTCCGGAATGAAGGATTTGGGCTTTGGTGCGGCCGAGGCCGAGGCGATTGCCGCCGGTCTGAAGAAGGGCTTGGCCGACGAGCTGCCGGACCAGTCGCTGCAGGCCAAGATGCCGGCTTTCCAGGCTTTCATTCAAACCCGCATGGCTGCAGCGCAGGCAAAGGCTGAGGCCGCCCAGGCCAAGGCGGCTGAAGGCAACATCGCTGAAGGTAAGACTTTCTTCGAAACTCTGAAGGCGGAAGACGGCGTGGAATCCACCGAGTCCGGATTGCACTTCAAGGTGCTCGAAGCCGGTTCGGAGGAACGCGCCACCATGAGCGACACGGTTCTGGTGCACTACCGCGGTACCCTGATCGACGGCACACAGTTCGACAGTTCCTACGATCGTGGCGAGCCGGCCGAATTCCCGCTCAACGGAGTGGTTCCGGGCTTCGGCGAAGGCCTGACCAAGGTGGGCGTCGGTGGCAAGATCATGCTCTACATCCCGAGCGAGCTGGGCTACGGCAACAACCCGCGTCCGGGCGGTCCGATTCAGCCCGGTGACACGCTGATCTTCGAGTGCGAACTCATCGAGATCAATCCGGCAGCTAAGTAG
- a CDS encoding PEP-CTERM sorting domain-containing protein, producing MKKFFSVSLLTVALSFQSVSALNLNIQNISDSGDAAYGLFDSTGTLVDGSLTSNLRLGAFADTYDAQAAWDSGNIADLDANFIEYEVFGMNDFGAGIDGVFQTALTTLTSTAGVEGLTIVLWATDGGAFDSTSSEHLIYVFDTVFPDEPAAPGDLLLGTSSGSILAGAFGNYSNDYGLGGGALDGFNTVGAVPEPSTYAALAGLLALAYVAIRRRS from the coding sequence ATGAAAAAATTCTTTTCTGTTTCATTACTTACAGTTGCTCTCTCATTCCAATCGGTGAGCGCTCTGAATTTGAACATTCAGAATATTAGTGACTCAGGCGATGCTGCATATGGCTTGTTTGACTCGACCGGAACTTTGGTTGACGGAAGTTTGACCTCTAATTTGCGTTTGGGCGCATTTGCCGATACATATGATGCGCAAGCAGCATGGGATTCTGGGAATATTGCCGACCTTGACGCTAACTTTATCGAATATGAAGTTTTCGGGATGAATGATTTTGGGGCTGGTATCGATGGAGTTTTTCAGACTGCGCTTACTACTTTGACGTCTACTGCGGGTGTTGAAGGTTTGACCATTGTTCTTTGGGCAACTGATGGTGGTGCATTTGACAGCACGAGCAGTGAACACCTCATTTATGTTTTTGATACGGTTTTCCCTGATGAACCAGCTGCTCCCGGCGATCTCTTATTGGGGACTTCGTCTGGTAGCATTCTCGCTGGTGCTTTTGGAAACTATAGCAATGATTACGGCTTGGGCGGCGGGGCTCTGGATGGCTTTAACACAGTAGGCGCCGTCCCGGAACCCTCCACCTACGCGGCCTTGGCTGGCCTACTGGCCTTGGCCTACGTTGCGATCCGTCGCCGTTCCTAA
- a CDS encoding TIGR02597 family protein: protein MKTPKKSLLLLASALLASSAGLHAEVVATDPVGYKTVTIHGDDNLTLIGVELLEAATYIGQVSSVGTSTATVSSVDFDTLLESGGHYFLDITSGDNTGLNTSIASWTGDTLTLGDDLSAVLVANSDQVRIHRLPTIGEIFGEGGDVLAGGSATTADLILMPDPSGSSLIRLYYSSGGFAGIGWRQVGGGSTDMSDLPIYFSDGLYIYKKSSGDATLTFTGAVKTTSSSVVVEEGFVPYSTIFPSGTTLGNSGLYDSENPGSSLTAGSATTADLILTDSDDDGVIERYYYSSGGFAGVGWRQVGGGSVDMADVELSSAFAVFNRNGVVTLNRTPAY from the coding sequence ATGAAAACTCCCAAAAAGTCACTTTTACTCCTCGCCAGCGCCCTGCTTGCCTCGTCCGCAGGCCTGCACGCTGAAGTCGTTGCCACGGATCCGGTCGGGTATAAGACAGTCACTATTCACGGAGACGATAATCTTACACTGATTGGTGTCGAATTGTTGGAGGCTGCAACTTATATCGGCCAAGTCTCCAGCGTGGGGACTTCCACTGCGACCGTTAGTTCTGTTGACTTTGATACACTGTTGGAGTCTGGAGGCCATTACTTTCTCGACATCACCTCGGGCGATAATACTGGTCTGAACACCTCAATCGCAAGTTGGACTGGAGATACCTTAACTCTGGGAGACGACTTATCCGCGGTCTTAGTTGCAAACTCTGACCAAGTTCGAATTCATCGATTGCCAACGATCGGTGAAATTTTTGGAGAAGGGGGAGATGTTCTGGCCGGTGGCTCTGCAACTACCGCAGATTTGATTTTGATGCCAGACCCTTCAGGCAGCAGTTTGATTCGCCTGTACTACAGTTCTGGTGGCTTTGCTGGTATTGGTTGGCGTCAAGTCGGTGGCGGTTCTACTGACATGAGTGATTTGCCGATTTATTTCAGCGATGGTCTCTATATTTACAAGAAGAGTTCAGGTGATGCTACGCTCACGTTTACTGGAGCCGTGAAGACTACAAGTTCCTCTGTAGTCGTTGAAGAAGGCTTTGTGCCGTATAGCACTATCTTCCCCAGTGGTACTACATTAGGGAATAGCGGCCTCTATGATTCAGAAAATCCAGGTTCTAGCTTAACTGCTGGTTCCGCTACTACTGCAGATCTTATTCTTACGGATTCCGATGATGATGGTGTGATCGAAAGATACTACTACTCCAGTGGCGGCTTTGCCGGTGTTGGCTGGCGTCAAGTTGGTGGTGGCAGTGTTGATATGGCTGATGTTGAACTTTCCTCAGCTTTCGCCGTATTTAATCGAAATGGCGTAGTCACGCTCAATCGTACTCCAGCTTATTAA
- a CDS encoding type II secretion system F family protein — protein sequence MPQFVYKARENSGQIKSGVIEALDRRQATQRLQSQGAMPITVEEVKSQKSLALRKLKDTLSSFGSKPGAEASSASASRSGGRPRKESSGLALLKRLLELHSSGLPVGDSIRILSQRLSNTELKNLAGDLWRDLSEGATLALALTRQPKYFSNSITYVIEAGEATGNLAPILRKVIDYLEEKQAIKKKMLASMAYPAFILAVAGIVIVLFLTVLLPKIQEMLARLGGEMTLSARILIEGSALMIRYGPILAIALIVGFIGLGQWRRSAKGRLLTDRWLLRVPLIGKITLLSDLFQSGSLVSTLLESGINTTETLNLTEKTIQNLELRERFHTARVQVNEGLSISQAFKRNHFMPDLALDILSVGENTGNLAHSMHEVTKSFREELTQRLLQLTAFVTTGTLFGAFALVALIAIGIVTSIFQVSQTL from the coding sequence ATGCCTCAATTTGTCTATAAAGCGCGCGAGAACAGCGGACAAATCAAGTCCGGGGTGATCGAAGCCCTGGACCGCCGGCAAGCCACACAGCGCTTGCAGTCGCAGGGAGCGATGCCCATCACCGTCGAAGAGGTGAAAAGCCAGAAATCCCTGGCCCTGCGCAAGTTGAAAGACACGTTGAGCAGCTTTGGCAGCAAGCCGGGCGCGGAAGCCTCCAGCGCAAGTGCCAGCCGGAGCGGCGGCCGGCCGCGCAAGGAAAGCAGCGGGCTGGCCCTCTTGAAACGGCTGCTGGAGCTGCACAGCTCGGGACTCCCCGTGGGCGACTCGATCCGCATCCTCAGCCAGCGCCTCAGCAATACGGAACTGAAGAACCTGGCCGGCGACCTCTGGCGGGACCTGAGCGAAGGGGCCACCCTCGCCCTGGCCCTGACCCGGCAGCCCAAATACTTCTCAAACTCCATCACCTACGTGATCGAAGCCGGTGAAGCCACCGGCAATCTGGCTCCCATCCTGAGGAAAGTCATCGACTACCTGGAGGAGAAACAGGCGATCAAGAAGAAGATGCTGGCGAGCATGGCCTACCCCGCCTTCATCCTGGCTGTCGCAGGCATTGTGATCGTGCTCTTCCTCACCGTGCTCCTGCCCAAAATCCAGGAGATGCTGGCCCGTCTGGGCGGCGAAATGACGCTGAGCGCCCGAATTCTCATCGAGGGCTCGGCGCTCATGATCCGGTACGGCCCTATTCTGGCCATCGCCCTGATCGTCGGTTTCATCGGGCTCGGACAATGGCGCAGGTCCGCCAAAGGACGCCTCCTGACAGACCGCTGGCTGCTCCGCGTCCCCCTAATCGGGAAAATCACCCTCCTAAGCGATCTGTTCCAGTCCGGCAGCCTGGTCAGCACGCTGTTGGAAAGCGGGATCAACACAACGGAGACCCTCAACCTCACGGAAAAGACGATTCAGAACCTCGAACTGCGCGAGCGCTTCCACACCGCTCGCGTCCAGGTCAACGAGGGTCTGTCCATCTCCCAGGCATTCAAGCGCAATCATTTCATGCCCGACCTCGCCCTCGACATCCTTTCGGTCGGCGAAAACACCGGCAACCTCGCCCACAGCATGCATGAAGTCACCAAGAGCTTCCGGGAGGAATTGACGCAGCGCCTGCTCCAACTGACCGCCTTCGTGACAACCGGGACCTTGTTTGGCGCCTTCGCCCTGGTGGCCCTCATCGCCATCGGTATCGTAACGAGCATTTTCCAGGTCAGCCAGACCCTTTAG
- a CDS encoding argininosuccinate synthase, translated as MKIVLAYSGGLDTSVLVSWLKEHYSAEIITFAADVGQEEELDGLPEKAKATGASAHYTVDLVDEFARDFIYPMMRANAVYEGQYFLGTSIARPLIGKAHVEIAEKEGADAVAHGATGKGNDQVRFELTYGALAPNLQIISPWRMDVFRKAFPGRTEMINYCREHNIDVEASASKPYSMDRNLLHISYEAGILEDPWFDPTVAENKGMYKLTVDPQDAPDEPEYVELDFEQGDCVAVNGVAMTPAQVMKTLNKLAGKHGVGRVDLIENRFVGMKSRGVYETPGGTILMMGHRNMETLTMDRDLMHLRDGLIPRYAQLVYNGFWYAPEREALQALIDDSQKTVTGTVRLKLYKGNVTTVGRKSPLSLYDENVASMEGVASDYNPDDASGFIRLNALRLRRRALAQGGPEIASESKLKRS; from the coding sequence ATGAAGATCGTTCTCGCATACTCTGGAGGTCTCGACACTTCCGTTCTCGTTAGCTGGCTGAAGGAGCACTATTCGGCCGAAATCATTACCTTTGCCGCCGACGTGGGCCAGGAGGAGGAATTGGACGGCTTGCCGGAAAAGGCCAAGGCCACCGGTGCTTCCGCTCACTACACCGTGGACCTCGTCGACGAGTTTGCCCGCGACTTCATCTACCCGATGATGCGCGCCAATGCGGTCTATGAAGGCCAGTATTTCCTCGGTACCTCGATTGCCCGCCCTTTGATCGGCAAGGCCCACGTGGAAATCGCCGAGAAGGAAGGCGCGGATGCCGTGGCCCACGGCGCGACCGGCAAGGGCAACGACCAGGTCCGCTTCGAGCTGACCTACGGTGCGCTCGCTCCCAATCTGCAAATCATTTCCCCCTGGCGCATGGACGTCTTCCGCAAGGCCTTCCCGGGCCGTACGGAGATGATCAACTACTGCCGCGAGCACAATATTGACGTCGAGGCCAGCGCTTCCAAGCCATACTCGATGGACCGCAACCTCCTGCACATCTCCTACGAGGCAGGCATTCTGGAGGATCCCTGGTTCGACCCGACGGTGGCCGAGAACAAGGGCATGTATAAGCTGACCGTGGATCCGCAGGATGCCCCGGATGAGCCGGAATATGTCGAGCTCGACTTCGAGCAGGGCGATTGCGTGGCCGTCAATGGTGTGGCCATGACTCCGGCCCAGGTGATGAAGACTTTGAATAAGCTGGCAGGGAAGCACGGTGTCGGCCGTGTCGACCTGATTGAGAACCGCTTTGTGGGCATGAAGAGCCGTGGGGTTTATGAAACCCCGGGCGGTACCATCCTCATGATGGGCCACCGTAACATGGAAACCCTGACCATGGACCGCGATCTCATGCACCTGCGCGATGGCCTGATCCCGCGCTATGCGCAACTCGTCTACAACGGTTTCTGGTATGCGCCGGAGCGTGAAGCCCTTCAGGCCCTGATCGATGACTCGCAGAAGACCGTGACCGGTACCGTTCGCCTGAAGCTCTACAAGGGCAATGTCACAACCGTGGGTCGCAAGTCTCCGCTCTCGCTCTACGACGAGAACGTCGCCTCGATGGAAGGGGTCGCCAGCGATTACAACCCGGACGATGCCAGCGGTTTCATCCGCCTGAATGCTCTGCGTCTGCGTCGCCGCGCGCTCGCTCAAGGCGGCCCGGAAATCGCATCCGAGAGCAAGCTCAAGCGCAGCTAG
- a CDS encoding outer membrane beta-barrel protein, with protein sequence MKKTIALSSALLATCGLSYGEIVINDFLSFEGFVDMSYVHYDGEASIDDVPVGVEHSGNSFQIDQVEIDWLFDFDPVTAQVDLEYEGSGDSVAVEQAFATYHFEDGSSAVTAGRYASMLGFEAFEPTGLYQYSFAYGLPTFAGDYTGLIPAPFDDALGLALGTIFPLPGYAQGVKYTYETDTFFFGLSVQDGVYGYSSRLGGNDNDDTSDDGGWGTEIAAAFMPGNGLTIFAGLAYEDGDGYAIDTVSTGDTGAWVFNTYVTYETGAWVFAAELNYGENEWDDVGIPGLDLETESLSGLLMANYAYSEQGALTARFSYVDYEADADTSAFGPPNSVKAEADYFKYTLAHSWAFTDNLLLVTEVSYIEGDVEASVSGIGGADGDYEELVGAVELLFSF encoded by the coding sequence ATGAAGAAAACAATCGCACTCAGTTCTGCTTTGTTGGCGACCTGTGGACTGTCTTATGGCGAGATTGTGATCAATGATTTCCTCTCCTTCGAGGGCTTCGTTGACATGTCTTATGTCCACTATGACGGGGAAGCCAGCATTGATGATGTACCCGTTGGAGTCGAGCACTCCGGCAATTCCTTCCAGATCGATCAAGTTGAGATCGACTGGCTTTTCGACTTCGATCCGGTTACGGCTCAAGTCGATCTCGAATACGAAGGTTCCGGTGACAGTGTGGCCGTGGAGCAAGCGTTCGCTACCTACCATTTCGAGGATGGCAGCAGCGCAGTGACCGCAGGTCGCTATGCGTCCATGCTCGGATTTGAAGCCTTCGAGCCGACTGGCCTTTACCAGTATTCCTTCGCTTACGGCCTTCCGACCTTTGCGGGTGATTACACTGGTCTGATCCCGGCTCCTTTCGATGATGCGTTGGGTCTTGCCTTGGGCACGATTTTCCCGCTTCCGGGCTATGCTCAAGGTGTCAAGTACACCTATGAAACCGACACCTTCTTCTTCGGTCTTTCCGTTCAGGATGGTGTGTACGGTTACAGCAGCCGTCTCGGCGGTAACGACAACGACGACACCAGCGATGATGGTGGTTGGGGGACTGAAATTGCCGCGGCTTTCATGCCGGGTAATGGCCTGACTATCTTCGCCGGCTTGGCATATGAGGATGGTGACGGTTATGCGATCGACACCGTTTCGACCGGAGATACCGGTGCCTGGGTGTTTAACACCTATGTGACCTACGAAACCGGTGCCTGGGTCTTCGCTGCCGAGTTGAACTATGGCGAAAACGAATGGGACGACGTCGGTATCCCGGGGCTTGACCTCGAGACTGAGTCGCTCAGCGGTTTGCTCATGGCCAACTACGCTTACAGCGAGCAAGGCGCCCTGACTGCACGTTTCAGCTATGTCGACTACGAAGCCGATGCCGATACCTCGGCCTTTGGTCCTCCGAATTCCGTCAAGGCTGAAGCGGATTACTTCAAGTACACCCTGGCCCACAGCTGGGCTTTCACCGACAACCTCCTTCTGGTCACGGAAGTGAGCTACATCGAGGGTGATGTTGAAGCCAGCGTCAGCGGCATCGGTGGTGCGGATGGTGACTACGAGGAGCTTGTGGGTGCAGTCGAACTGCTCTTCTCCTTCTAG